The bacterium DNA segment ATTTGGCGGGGAAGAAACACTATTTGAAGTTGGCGACAATAGTGAAATCAGAGAATACAGCGTACTTAACAGAGGTACTTCCAACAGAGGCAAGAGCAGTGTAGGGGAGAATTGTTTTTTAATGGCGTATTCTCATGTTGCACATGATTGTATTGTCGGCGATAATGTTATTCTTGCAAACGGAGTACAGCTTGGCGGGCATGTTACAATTGGCGACTATGTGATAATAGGCGGGCTTACAGCTGTGCATCAGTTCAGCTATATAGGAAGCCATGCTTTTATAGGAGGAGGGTTCCGGGTTGTGCAGGATGTGCCGCCCTATGTACTTGCAGCAGGAGAGCCTTTAAGATACAGTGGGCTGAATGTTGTAGGATTAAGAAGGCGGGGATTTTCAAATGAATCCATAAGGGCTCTTCAGAGATGCTACCGTTTCCTATACCGTTCAAAAATGAATATATCCCAGGCAGTTGAAAAGATAAAAGAAGAGATGGAAATAACTTCTGAAGTGCAGAATGTTTTTGATTTTATTGAAAAAAGCGACAGAGGCATGATTCGTTAGTTCTATGGAAAAGTGGAGATGGATTAATACGGGATTTGCTGCAGGTTCGATGCAGATGGCAATAGACTGGGTTTTACTTGAATCCGTAAAAGAGACGGAAATTCCTGTAATGAGAATTTACAGATGGGAACCTTTCTGCATTTCAATGGGGCATAATCAGGCTCTTTCTCATATAGATATTGAAAAATGCAGACAGAAGAATGTTGATGTTGTAAGGCGGCCTACAGGCGGCAGGGCTGTTTTTCATGCAGAAGAAGTTACTTATTCCGTAATAGTACCGGAGACAAATCGTTTTGCAAAAGAGAGTGTAAATGAATTTTACATGCTTGTGTCTAATGGGCTTGCAAGAGGTGTCAGGATGCTTGATGTACCTGCGGTTCTTGAAAAACGGGGTATGAATTTAAGGAATCATTATAAAAAAAGTTCTCTTTCAGCGAGCTGTTTTTCTGCTGCTGCGAGATACGAAGTGGTTGTTGAAGGAAGAAAATTGATAGGAAGCGCCCAGCGGCGCATAAGGGGAGGCCTTCTTCAGCACGGATCCATACTAACCGGAGATGCACATCTTGAGCTGCCCTTT contains these protein-coding regions:
- the lpxA gene encoding acyl-ACP--UDP-N-acetylglucosamine O-acyltransferase, coding for MADIHPAAIVHKNAELASDVKVGPFAIIEENVKIKSGADIRSSALIAEGTRIGKNVIVHHGAVIGTIPQDLKFGGEETLFEVGDNSEIREYSVLNRGTSNRGKSSVGENCFLMAYSHVAHDCIVGDNVILANGVQLGGHVTIGDYVIIGGLTAVHQFSYIGSHAFIGGGFRVVQDVPPYVLAAGEPLRYSGLNVVGLRRRGFSNESIRALQRCYRFLYRSKMNISQAVEKIKEEMEITSEVQNVFDFIEKSDRGMIR
- a CDS encoding lipoate--protein ligase family protein, with protein sequence MEKWRWINTGFAAGSMQMAIDWVLLESVKETEIPVMRIYRWEPFCISMGHNQALSHIDIEKCRQKNVDVVRRPTGGRAVFHAEEVTYSVIVPETNRFAKESVNEFYMLVSNGLARGVRMLDVPAVLEKRGMNLRNHYKKSSLSASCFSAAARYEVVVEGRKLIGSAQRRIRGGLLQHGSILTGDAHLELPFFLRSKSDSEREEMKKQIAAKTISIGTYLGRDVSFEEAGEAVKRGISEEMSVEFTDSGLSGEEFKKAFNLQNTFAVK